The Candidatus Eisenbacteria bacterium genomic sequence GATCGGCGTCGTAGCGGCCGACGATCGCGACCCGTCCACGATCCGGCGTGACGATCAGCGCGCTCTGCCAGACCAGCGGCGTCTCCAGGATCAGGGGAAGGACCGGATCGCCTCCCTCCGCCGTCTCGCGGACGAAGGTGATCCAGGCGTCGATGCCCGCGGCGCGGAGGAGCTCCGTCGCCTGGGCGAGCTTCTGCGCTGTCAGCGTCTTCATCTCCTCAGGATCCCCCTCAAGTGGCCTATCGCCTCGTCGATCTCATCGCGCGTGTTGAGACAGGAGAGGCTGAAACGCAGCGTCCCGCCCGAGGCGAAGGTGCCGAGCGTTCGATGCGCGCGGGGCGCGCACTGCAACCCCGCGCGGCAGAGGACTCCGGCGCGATCGAGATCGCGGGCGATCTCGTCCGTTTCCCGCCCTTCGACCGTGAAAGAGGCGATCGCGATCTGGCTCTCCGGCGCGCCGGGCCCGAACAGCCTCACTCCCGGCAGACCGCGAAGGGCCGTCCAGAGAGCGGACAGCAGCTCCCCGTGAATCCGGCGCTGGCGATCGATGCCGCCGCCCATCACATACTCGATTCCCGCCCGCAGGCCCGCGATGCCCGGGATGTTCAGCGTCCCCGCCTCGTAGCGATCGGGCACCGTCGAAGGCTGCTCTTCGAAGGCGCTGCTGCTTCCTGTCCCCCCATGAAGGAGCGGAGCGATCATCTCCGGATCACGGACGTAGAGCGCGCCCGTCCCCGCGGGTCCCA encodes the following:
- a CDS encoding aminotransferase class V-fold PLP-dependent enzyme — its product is ARLVAGAREALAKLIHAPDSSHVIMTKNATEAINLVLFGSLRKGDRVLAGLLEHNAVMRPLRHLERSRGVIVEDLPGTADRPVDLDRLKERLGAGRDPVRLVAITAVSNVTGEIMPVSEVAALCERAGVSVLVDGAQGAGVVDLDVGRDPIDALALTGHKGLLGPAGTGALYVRDPEMIAPLLHGGTGSSSAFEEQPSTVPDRYEAGTLNIPGIAGLRAGIEYVMGGGIDRQRRIHGELLSALWTALRGLPGVRLFGPGAPESQIAIASFTVEGRETDEIARDLDRAGVLCRAGLQCAPRAHRTLGTFASGGTLRFSLSCLNTRDEIDEAIGHLRGILRR